The genomic DNA GGGGGAGGAGGCCAGCGGCGCCCGCAGGTCGATGCCCTGGGCGGCCGCCAGCAGCTCCACCGCGACGATCCCCGCCAGATTGTCGGCCATGTCCGTCAGGCGGCGGGCGGCGTGGGTCGCCATGCTCACATGATCCTCCTGGTTGGCGGAGGTGGGCAGGCTGTCCACGCTGGCCGGGTGGGCCATCTGCTTGTTCTCGCTGGCCAGCGCCGCCGCGGTGACCTGGGCGATCATGAAGCCGCTGTTCAGACCGCCGTCGGCCACCAGGAAGGGCGGCAGACCCGACAGGTGGGTGTCCATCAGCAGCGCGATCCGCCGTTCCGACAGCGCTCCCGTCTCCGCGATGGACAGGGCCAGCACGTCGGCGGCCATCGCCACCGGCTCGGCGTGGAAGTTGCCGCCCGACAGGATGTCGCCGCTGTCCGGGAAGACCAGCGGGTTGTCGGACACCGCGTTGGCCTCGCGTTCCAGAACGCCGGCGGCGAAGCGCAGATGGTCGAGCACCGCGCCCATCACCTGCGGCTGGCAGCGCAGGCTGTAGGGGTCCTGCACCGTCTCGTGCCCCTCGCGGTGGGAGTCGCGGATGCCGCTGCCCTGGAGGAGGATGCGGTAGACGGCGGCGACGTCGCGCTGGCCGGGCTGGCCGCGCAGGTCGTGGATGCGCGCGTCGAACGGGCCGTCGCTGCCCAGCGCGGCATCGACGCTGAGCGCGCCGGCGACCAGAGCGGCCGCGAAGCCGTCTTCGGCCGCGACCAGCCCGGCCAGACCGAGCGCGGTGGACACCTGCGTGCCGTTCAGCAGGGCCAGGCCTTCCTTGGCCTCCAGCGCCAGCGGCGCCAGCCCGGCGCGGGCCAGCGCCTCGGCGGCGGGCAACCGCTCGCCGTCCACGTCGGCCTCGCCCTCGCCGATCAGCACGCCGGTCAGGTGGGCCAGCGGCGCCAGATCGCCGGAGGCTCCCACCGAGCCCTTGGCCGGCACCACCGGCAGGACGCCGCGGTTGTAGAGCGCCAGCAGCGCCTCGATCACCACCATGCGCACGCCGGAATGGCCGCGCGCCAGCGC from Azospirillum brasilense includes the following:
- the hutH gene encoding histidine ammonia-lyase; this encodes MTDTLTIAPGHLALPDLRRILRDPPVLALAPGCRAAIDASARTVADAAGGERAVYGVNTGFGLLAKKRIPPDQVRELQRRLVLSHSAGTGPDLPPGVVRLILALKVNALARGHSGVRMVVIEALLALYNRGVLPVVPAKGSVGASGDLAPLAHLTGVLIGEGEADVDGERLPAAEALARAGLAPLALEAKEGLALLNGTQVSTALGLAGLVAAEDGFAAALVAGALSVDAALGSDGPFDARIHDLRGQPGQRDVAAVYRILLQGSGIRDSHREGHETVQDPYSLRCQPQVMGAVLDHLRFAAGVLEREANAVSDNPLVFPDSGDILSGGNFHAEPVAMAADVLALSIAETGALSERRIALLMDTHLSGLPPFLVADGGLNSGFMIAQVTAAALASENKQMAHPASVDSLPTSANQEDHVSMATHAARRLTDMADNLAGIVAVELLAAAQGIDLRAPLASSPALERARGLLRARVAVWTEDRAMAPDIAAAKRLVTEGAFRPFAESLLP